CATAGGCACACTTTTTGGTGGCCTCTTTGAGAACTCTGCACTAATTCATAACAATTGCTATTGACACATAAAGAGTCTACTGTTAGAGCCCTCACTagaagggagagaaaacatGCCAAGGGTCACAAAGAACACTGTGAAAGCTTTTGGTTGGTGTAGACTGCATAATcacatttttcctccttcccagacTCTGAGAGATACTAGACACAACTTGCTGACAGGTACCTGTTCTGACTGGGCTCTGCCAAATGACTTGTTCAGCTCCTTGAGACACAGGTCACAGTACAGTGGCCACTCCAGAGCTCCACAGATTACAACAGCCAACAAAGCAGAGTATCATGGAGGGGAGGAGTAGGCACTGAGAGGGTGAGACTGGCTCCAAGGCAAGAGAAGGGCTCTcagctgcctggcagggctcagctctgctaCACTGTGAGCTGCCTGGAGCCCGCCAGAAGCTCTGCTGCCAATAATTTGAACGTGGCTCTTTGGGCGGGGGGAAGAATGTGCCACGTCaaggcagctctgggtggggTTAGGAATCGAATTTCAGGGAGTTTCATCAGCTGCGGGCTTCCCTTCCTTGGGCAGGGGGAGAGAGCGAGCTGCCTTTCAGGCAGCAGATAATGATGCAAACTGCAGCTCTGTATCTATGTGCTGTTTTCTGAACTGCATCATCCTaaatgcagctgctgagctgctctctccttccagcagccagcctgtgctgggatgctgctACACTACTGTCAGTAGAGTCTAATACTTGACATCATAGTCATGAAATTTCAAGAACAACAAGAAACTCATTCTGGTGTGTGCAGCTCTGGTAATAAGTAGAGGAAGGAATTATGAAGTCACTCCCACTAATGACAGTCCTAACATTGTGAAGTGACAAATTTCCCAAAGTCCTCACGTGAAGAGAACCAGTCTGGCAGGATCATCTCGTCTCCTTTGACAGTGGCACATCTCATTTCCTAAGTGTCTGGCAGGACTGGACTCTGCAGATGCCACTATCTGACACAAAAACAAGTCTAGAAGAGGCAGATCCTTTTGGTCACAAGTCATCTCCACAGGGAAACCTTTTTACCTCTACTTGTCCCAAGGGAACAACCTGTCCTCATGAAGGCAAGGTAGTCATGAACCTCTTGATAAGGTCGAAGCTATTTTGGAAACAAATCACCGGTTAGATGTGTGCCCTAGAAAGCGTCTCTTTAATTAGGCTCTGGGGGAATTTGTGACTGTGAGGAGGCTCTAGCCACAGCCCAGagtcctgcccacagcagcccaaagtgctgtgctcagggtgACGTGGCTGCTGTCACCTCGGGCTGCACACCCAGGCTTACTCAGATAAGGCGGGAGGGAGCGCAGGGTTGTAAACAGCAGCGCGTGCATTCTTTCCACACCAGGCACGGTATTTATAGGGCTGAACGCAGGAAGCTCAGGAATGGGTGAAGGGTAGCCAGCTCCAACTGTGACCCAGCTCCAAGGGCAGCAGGGTAAGAGCCCAGCTCCACCCTCACTCATTGTACAACTCAGCCAGCAACCTCAATAAAACATCTTTATTCTGTACATTTATATAGATGCTTGGAGAACAGGGACAATCCCCAGCATTAGAAAAATTCAAGACAACAAAACAGCAATTATGAAGAGCATGGCACCAAGAACAGTCATGCCACAGATGGCAGGGATGAGGTGAGACCAGCCATCAGCTGTTTCAGAAAAGGTCACAGCACCCCCCTTTGGGGCAGAAAACACCAGTGCAGAAGAGTACAAAGAGCTGGAGTCCCCCATCCCCAGCCAACTCTTTTTGTGACACTAGCACCAAAGGGAAGAGCCTGCTGGCAACTGGGGCCTGTCCTTCTTGCAGGCATTGGTGAAAAGACTGTGCCATTGGAATACCCAGCCCACTGCgagaatgggaaaaaagggatCCTGCTTGAGCAGTGACCCTGAGCCAGCAACTCCTTTCTATctgctggggatgcagcagTTTTCAGCTGGATTGGTGCTCCCTCCAAGGGACAGGTCACTCCTGCAACTATTAAGCTGCCTTCCTTTATGCCACCACTTGCCAGGCTTCCCGCCACCTCAGCACGCTCCTGGCAGGGTGCAGCTCCCACCTTCCTGCCCCACGATGGCCCCgcacagctgtgcctgtgccagcagcccagcagcagaactgctcTCAGCATGGCACAAGGGCCACTTGGGTGCCCAAGTGCTGTCACAGGCCCTCAGCCTTCTCTTCAGTCAGGGCTAGCAGGCCACCACACCAACCAGCAGGGCTTGCTGAAGGCCTTTTGCTCACAGCAGACATATTTGGTCTAACAGtcaacaataaaaccaaaagccTATGTACAGCTTTACAGACCCTGCTGCACCCTCCAggctgcacagcagagctgcaagaCAGAGTGGGAGACCTGTGCTCCACTCTACATCCAGAGTGCTCCACTCTACATACAAAGTCCTTGCTGGCAACATCAGCTTCCCTCTGACAACAAACACTGGTGGCaatggaaagaaaggaattcTTGCaccaagagaaataaaaaccacGCCACTGTCAAAAGAGAAGTTACCTGGTTTTGTGCAGGTAATGCAGCCTGTCCTCCTCACACATTAAGGCAAGCATGTGAGGAACAAGGtgggctgggaacagccacaCCAGGGAGCCCACTGAAAACCGCTGCTACAGTGTGCAGATGGCACCTTCAGGTGAACATCCATGGAAACAACCTGCTCACACCAGCAGAGGCCTGGGCCCTGCTCCGCTCCACAGTATGGCctcctgtccagctgctgcAAGGAACAGATCCAAGTATAAACTCTGTCTTCATGATGCTATGTCAGGAGGCCGTGCcactcagagcagccacagcttcctgGACGTCATAAAGGGGAATACTGAAGAAATGTGTACATGTGAGTGGGGAACAGGACATCTGTCCAACAGTAAGACACTCAGATTGGAGTAACGCAAAACCAATGCACAAATGGACACACAGCAGATTAAAGCCAACCAAGATTCAAACGGTTAAAAAGTGTCCTGAACACATTCTGAGAGGTTCAGCCAAGCCCTGATGTGGGTGGCATGGTCTgttccatcccctgcccagAAGGATGTACTGAAGGATGATTTGAGAGAACGCTGTTATCAACTCAGTGCTCAGACAGCAAAAATGGGACCAGACCTTGTGTCAGAGATGGAAAAACATCCCTTCACTGCTTGTCTTCAAGGTCGCTGCGCCTCCCAACCAGCAATTTTCAAACAGTAAACAAAGCCAATACTTGCTTGCCCAGGTCTGCAGGTACCTCTGATCTATTCTGAAGGAGTCTATTCCAAATGAAAGCTGCAGGCGATGTGGAGAACATGCTTAACTTGTCCCACGTACGGCACTGAATGGAAGAAATTCTCTCATGCTCCATCTCACGGTGCAGAGGAGGGACATCCACACTAGAAcgggacagcagcagctccaggcattGCTCAGAAAGCCACAGGAGCTTCCAGCCTTCTCCCCAGGTGCTGGTGAGTGGAGATTTCTCTGACCTACTGGTAGTCAGAAGCTCAGCTGTCCAGGCCCCAGGGACTCCTCCAGGCTGTTTTCTTTGGTGGTGATGGCTTGGAGGTTAGTGACATGCCCAATGCCTTTGGTGACTCCTTCACGGAAAAGTAGTTTGGCTCCAATCTTCAAGTATTCAGGATGCTTGATGAACCTGAAACAGACAACTGCCTTCTCTCCTGTCCGCAGCTtgtcctgaaaagaaaaatgggagagCTTAGACCCATCTCCCAAGCTGATGCATGCAGGCAGAGGTACATGTGGATGGTAAGAAGATGAGGCAAATGAGCAGCCTTCTTCAGACTGCAAGGCTTGAGCCCTTCCCATTACTGTACACATAAGAAGAGACAGGAATACATAAGCCCTGAAGAATAGAGTTCACCTCTCTCCTTTACCATGTCTGGAGGAAAAGCAACCAAATAGGCAGGATAAAGGGATAGAGTCTGCTCTAGGAAGGGACACAGCTACTCAACATACCAGCCGACCCCAGCTTTACTAGAGGATGTAGTGGAATCttaacaaaccaaacaaaccccacaggGAGGTCCATCTTCCTCCCCTTTCTTCCCATGGCCTACCTTTCCATGGATCTTCTCTACAATAGCTGTCTGTCGCACATTCCCCACATGCACCGTCACCTGAAACCCCTTCCGGAAAGTTGTGGCATGGAATAACAGCACGATCTCGGCTTCAAACACTGAGCAGATGGTGGGGTTCATTTCTGGGCTCACCATCACCATGCCCTGCAGAAAAACCCAAGGCTCAGACCAGTCAGGGCCAGTCCCCTTGCTTCTGAACAGCccccaaaaccacaaatttACCTCCACTCTGTGACTTGGGCTTACATCCTGTTCTCAGCCTTGTACTCACTGTGAATTGTAACCTGGCCATTTCCTCCCCTTCCAGCAAGTTTCCTGCAAACATTTGTACTTCATTCCCACCCTAGCAATGGGGGATGCCTAGGggagcctccagccctgctcagtgcaggagcaggactAACCTTGCGCAGCAGGGAGCGGTCGAAGGGTCCGAGGGCCAGCGTGGCTGCCTGCCCGGCGCGCAGCACGCGGCAGGCAGAGCGGTTCCGCTGGATGCTGCACACCTTCAGCCGAAGGAACTTCCCATCGTCAGTGGGACCAACCACCAAGTTCTCCCCTTCTCGGCAGATCCCACTGCCCAGGTAGAAGAGCAGGACACAGTTAATCAGGAGACAAAGACATTTCACCCTCCAAGATTAACCTGAACAAATTCCCCAGGGCCAAGTCTTTGCACTCTTACTCTGGACCAACCAACAGGGAGACAAAGCTGCTGAGAATCAGGATTTCTTACAGCAGGAGTGTGACTCTTAAGAATCCCAGGTACAGACAGGGACCATTGCaccccagtgctctgccacactgctttgtttctgtggaGAGACCTCAGATGACACTCCTTCAGTGTGGGCGTGCTGATGGCCAGACTGCTCTGATTGCTCCCAAACATGGAGGGAGAGCTGCCTTTTCATGAGGTAGTGTGCAGTTAACCCCTGCTGGAATCAGAGGATCTACCTTTTACATTTCCTCCCCCCAcctgagaaaggaagaaagcaacTCCTTGGGATCATGCCTAACCTCTGCCAACTAGATTCCAGCATGCCTTCTTTCAGCGTGCTTCAGGACACATTCCTAATCCAGCAACTTTTGAGCAGACTGTTTGCTTGCCACCACATGACCAATGGTCTGCTCATGTCACTTCCCAACACCCTGTAGGGCTCTACTCTCACTTGAGCCACTGGCAGCAGTCAGGACTGAGCCTCACACAGCTTCCACTTCTGCAGACGGTGACTCTAACCTTGTGGGAACTCCAGCAACCATTCACATCCACACATATCTGCCTAGGCTCACTTACCTTGACAGAGTTCCTCCCACAACAGTTCCCACCTCTGGCACCGTATAAATCTCATCAACCTGCAGCAAGGCAACAAGAATAAGCTCTTCAGACAGACAGCTATGAAATAGCACTCCAAAATGAGGACAAAGAGCCTGCCCCTTGGGTGAAAGGAGGTGATCTCTCTGCTGGTCATCAGACACCATCTCAGAGCTTCACCAGCTCCCACTTACCCTCCCAGTAAAGGAACAAAGCTCTTCCTTTTAAATAGCAACCAGAGAAATGATTGTATCCTGAGACAGACATCTCATGGTTACAACAGATTCAGCCCATCAGGCTTTTATCAAAGACcaagtcttttttttaatgtctctcAATAGTCCAGGAGTTCACCACATCTCTACCTATGGTGTCCAAATTTCCCAAATGTCTCTCCCATGGCACAGCAATGAGTCCGGTATCAGAGCTTGAAACAAACAACCCTTACCCACCTGAAATTCTGTATGTTGCTGCATTAATTCTTCCTGCTCTTTACTGTTGGTCAGTGGAGGGAGGATGTTGAGGAAGACTTTCAAGAGATCCAGGTTCTCTCCAGAAACACTGGACAGTGTGAAGATTGGGGTGATGCTGTCAGACACAAGTAGACAGAAATAAGCAGAAGGCCACAGTACAGTTCCAGAAGGTTTCTGGGATTCTGAATCTACTGAGACCCACAGGAAGATTGATACTGTACCAGAAAGTGGCAAAAGCAGGAAGGCTAGATACAGCTCCACAGTAACCCCTGCCTCAATGTTTGGTTGAGGCACCAATCCCTTGTCAGCACACACTTTTCTCAGGAAGAAGTAACTCTAATGCAGGCTTTGCTCCAGAGCCCAGAAAAAAGTTTGGGAGGGGAAAATGCCTTCTTGGAGAATGCAAAGCTAGGAAACCTGACAAGGAGCAACCTGACAAGGAGCAGAGATGTTCAAGATGTAGTCACCTCCCCTGTGTtcacccttccccagctccgcaTGGCAGCCCAGCCTGAATTGCCTGCTCCCAACAGAAGAAAGGAATAGTCCCTTACTTGGGAGATTGTGCAAACTGTTGTGCTGCTGTAACTGCATCATCATCTGAATTCACAAGCAGGGGGAGCTTGTTGCAGCCTGGCTGCTTCAGGATTCGTTCCAGCTGCTTCACTGTCCGTTCCACGGTGGCTTTTGAACACAAGTCGACTTTGCTGATGACAATGAAGAAGGGGACTTTGAGGGCCATGGCCAAGCCCAAGTGCTCTCGTGTTGTGCCCGCTGCAGGAGACAAGTGAGAGTGTAGGTGCAGCAGCAGTCACCCCTGTAGCTTGTCTATGCTGATAGCTGTGTCTCCTGGCTATCCCATGAGCCCAGTCTAGCAATTCCACTGTAACTGCTTAGTTCATCATGCATTGAAAAAGCACAGCTattcttttaaacaaaactaaacatcagtccagaaaaataaaaaccaccaaGAAGTTTTGTGACTGATCTGTCTGCTTCAGAAAGATGCAGCAGTTTTCATTCTTTGACCAAAATTTGCCAGAGAACAGTTACAAGAATGTCAGATAGATGTGGGAGAACTCCAGATGCCTTTTTACAAGACTTTGGGATCCAGCACCCCTAAGAATATTTcaaagttgttttcttttctgagaaGCACTGCCCCAAATCCTAAACAAATCGTCTTAGTCCAGGATACAGTTTAATGTGGTCTACAGCCGGTAAGAGGATCCCAGATCTACTCCCCTCCCAGGCACTCATAGACACTGACTTACAAGGTATCAGTAGAAGCTTACAAATGAATGAACTTTTCTGAAAGCCATTCACAGCTGACAAGGACCCATTCCCCCCATTCTCCATTCCTCTTCACAGGTTGCACTCAATCCATGCAGGCAGGGCAACACTCACCAATGCCAGTGTTGGCACTAACCACCAGCATGGCAAAGTCTGGGCAGTAGCTGGTGAGGCCAAAGATGGTTGTTTTCAGATACTTGTGGTGGCCAGCCAGGTCAATGAAAGTGATCATTTTGGAAGAACTCTCACAGATCTCTTCTGCTGTCCGGGAGTCACTGTAATTTACCACCTAAGGGATAAGGAGCTTGTGAgagaggcagccccagcaggcatgTAAAGAAAACCCTTATCTATCCACTTTGATGTCAGAATTACTAAGTAGAGATCATCCACCATGGGTGCAAGAAACAGTGTCTGCTGCAAACGTACAACCACCACTCAGGTTCAGCTTGAGGGACAGAGAAATGTGCCACCTCTCTTCCTTC
This window of the Ammospiza nelsoni isolate bAmmNel1 chromosome 3, bAmmNel1.pri, whole genome shotgun sequence genome carries:
- the GTPBP2 gene encoding GTP-binding protein 2, with amino-acid sequence MDSRVSELFGGCCRPAGGGASAALRGRGGAAPGGGGGSKTKKKNGRSRGGKANNPPYLPPEAEDGNIEYKLKLVNPSQYRFEHLVTQMKWRLQEGRGEAVYQIGVEDNGLLVGLSEEEMRASLKTLRRMAEKVGADITVLREREVDYDSDVPRKITEVLVRKVPDNQQFLDLRVAVLGNVDSGKSTLLGVLTQGELDNGRGRARLNLFRHLHEIQSGRTSSISFEILGFNSKGEVVNYSDSRTAEEICESSSKMITFIDLAGHHKYLKTTIFGLTSYCPDFAMLVVSANTGIAGTTREHLGLAMALKVPFFIVISKVDLCSKATVERTVKQLERILKQPGCNKLPLLVNSDDDAVTAAQQFAQSPNITPIFTLSSVSGENLDLLKVFLNILPPLTNSKEQEELMQQHTEFQVDEIYTVPEVGTVVGGTLSSGICREGENLVVGPTDDGKFLRLKVCSIQRNRSACRVLRAGQAATLALGPFDRSLLRKGMVMVSPEMNPTICSVFEAEIVLLFHATTFRKGFQVTVHVGNVRQTAIVEKIHGKDKLRTGEKAVVCFRFIKHPEYLKIGAKLLFREGVTKGIGHVTNLQAITTKENSLEESLGPGQLSF